GGGCGGGACACGGGGGTGACAGCGGTGACCTGCACACTCAGGTGTGCGGCACCTGCGCCCGCTGCCCGCGCGTGCGGCGCCCGGAGCTGATAAACGCCTGCGCGCGGGGGGCACCCTGGACCCGCAGGCACAGGTGTGACCCCTCACCTGCTGCACGCACCTGTGGGGGGGGGTGTACGCGACACCTGCGCCCGCCGCACACCTGTGTGCGTGTCACCCGGAGCTGATAAACACCTCTGCGTGTGCGTGTGACACCTGCGCCCGCCGCACACCTGTGCGCGCGTGGCACCTGGCCCTGCGCGCGCACGCACCCACGCGTGTGCCCGCCGCACTTGGGggcgggcacagggacaccccccCCCCTGCGCTCACCTGTGCTCAGGTGTGCTCACCTGCAGCCGCGCGCACGCCGCACCTTCAGGACTACAACTCCCAGCGCGCCCCGCGCGGGGGAGGAGACAGACAGCGCGGCCGTCCAATAGGAGAAGGGGGCGTGTTCGCGCCAGCCAATGGGCAGCGAGGAGGCGTGTCGGCCCCGCCCCGAGGGCGCGCCCCGCGGTCACGTGGCGCgggcgcggccggggcgggACCGGGGAGCACCGGAGGGGCTCGGGTGGGACCGGggggggctgggaaggagccGGGGACCCCCTCAGCCCGCGCCGAACTTTCCTCAGGTTCGCATCGCCGGTTTTCGCCGTTTTCCCCGGggtttttcctcaaaaaaagtggggggggggggggaggagatTTGAGGGACACCGAGCCCGAAATGtcggggggaaggggggaggcgCGGATGGAGCAGCTTCAGGCCCTCGGCCGATTTCGGTGCCTGACGGGCAGCGCCGTGGCCCGAATCATCCCGATTTACCCTTAATTTTAGGAGAGCAGCAACAATTTGGGATCTCACCCTCGccgcttttttttttccctttcaggacCCTTCCTAAACTCAAAGCCAGCGACTCCTCCCCCATGGAGAACAACCAAGCGCCGCAAGCAGAGCCCCAAGAACCCACCCGCACCACCAAACCCGCCGTGAGTGCACCCCGGAATCtttggggggggcggggggtgcTGAACGCCCCAAAATtcggggggagggaggagggcgAGCAGCGCTTCTGCCGCCGGCGAAAGGAAGGATGAGGCAGAGAAATGTGAAATTCCCAGCGTTGGGTGGGGGGTGAGGTGGGGAATGGACCCAAAATggcattttgggggggtcccgtAGAAatagaaggatttttttatgaTGAATTTTTTATGCTCGTGAGGAAacggggtttggtttttgtggcGCTGgagcttttccctccctccagcagctttttatttcacccaaaagagaaaagaaaagaaagctttgaACTCTTTCAGCGTTAAAATCCGGCGTCTGTCACAAGCCGCGGAATGAATAGAAAGAagaatcaccaaaaaaaaaaaaaaaaaaaaaaaaaaaaaagcccgaaagactaaaaaaaaaataaaataaaaaataaaaggacgGACTTGGGAGCCGAGCAGCTTCTTTGCCCAAAAATAGCAACAAGTTTTATAACTCCGGAAAATGTAGAACAAACAAACGAGGAACATTTTTAGCTGAGaaaggcggcggcggcggcgcgggggggggcTGAATTTCTGCCCGTCTGTTTTCCTGGAAGCCGTTCCTCGTGTTCTCGCCCGGATCCAGCGCTTTGACCAACTTGGCCAGCGGCCCGGGCTGCCGGGGAACGAGCCCGGAGCGCCTCGAAACGCCTCCGGGCTGCGAGGGGAGGGGGTGGAGGGGCCGCTGCTCCGCCTCGGCTTCCCCCAAAAGCTCAGCCCCGTGTCCCGCAGGACGCGCCGGGGGCCGAGGATGGCGCCGAGAGGGACAAGGCGGCGGGAGAAGCTGAGGACAAGGAGGAcgagaaggaaaaggaggaggaggaagcttTCCTCGTCAGCCTCTACAAGTTCATGAAGGACCGGCACACGCCCCATCGAGAGGATCCCGCACCTCGGCTTCAAGCAGAGTATGtccgtcccccccccccccatcgcCCGGCCCCGGCGACAAGGGCCAGCGGGTGGTGGCCGTGCAGAGGTCCCGTGTCCTCCTGACCCTCAGCGTGTCCCCTTTATTCCCAGTTAACCTCTGGAAGATCTACAAAGCCGTGGAAAAGCTGGGAGCCTACGAGCTGGTGAGTGGCGTCCGTGGGTGCCCAGGGCGTTCCTTGGACATCGGGAAGTCCCCTGGACATCACGGCTGGACATCAAGGACCGAGGTGTCCCTTGGGTGCCAGGGTGTCCTTGGGTGCCAGGATGTTTCCTGGTTGTCCCCCCTGGGCATCGGGAAGTCCCGTGGACATCATAGCTGGACATTAGGACCCAGTCCCCTGGGTGCCGAGGTGTCCCTTGGGTGCCAGAGTGTCCCTGGGATGTCCCCCGGAGTTCCAGGGTGTCCCTTGGGTGCCAGGATGTTTCCTGGGTGTCCCCCCCCCTGGGCATCGGGTAGTCCCGTGGACATCAGGGCTGGACATCAGGGTGTCCCCGGGATGTCCCCGGGGTGCCGGGCTCACCCCCTCCCTCCCGCTGCAGGTGACGGGGCGCCGGCTCTGGAAGAACGTCTACGACGAGCTcggggcagccccggcagcACCAGCGCGGCCACCTGCACCCGGCGCCACTACGAGAGGTGGGcacggggccggggcgggggggtcCGTCCCGCtgcgtgcctcagtttcccctcgCGGTGCGGCGCTCACCCGCGCTCCCCGCTCGCTCCGCAGGCTCGTCCTTCCCTACGTGCGGCACCTCAAGGGCGAGGAGGACAAGCCGCTGCCCCCCAGCAAACCCCGCAAGCAGTACAAGGTCTCCAAGGACGACCGGAGCAAGAGGgccaggaaggagaaggggcgCGAGCAGGTGCGCGGCCCCTCCGGAGGGGTTGGGAGCAGCCGCGGAGCCCCCCCGGCCGCGCCGCGTCCGGCCCTCGCTGGGAAGAGCGGGGAGGGACGGAGCCGGCCGGGAACAGAGAGCCGGGGCTGTGAGGGCAGCCAGAGGTGGGCGGGGAGCCAGGAGCCCCACCCCGGGATGCGGCACCCACACCCCCGACCCCTCTGCTTGCAGGTGGCTCCGGACAAGGGGAAGCCGGAGGCGGCCGCCGGCGCGGAGGACGCGCCGGAGCGGAGCCGGGCCACCGACGGCTGCTCCAGCCCGGCCATCGCGGCCATcccggcccccagcccctcgGGGGGCTATCCCAGCCCCTGCCGGACGCACAGCGAAACCTACAAGCGCCTTTTCTCCAGCTTCTACTCTAAAGGGAACCATCCCATCATGTCCCCCGCTGGCCAAGAAGAAGCTGCTGGCGCAGGTGAGCAAGGCCGAGTCCTTGCACTGCCACAAACGCCACTGCCCCGAGGGCCGGCGGGCACCGAGCGACACCGGCCCCCGAGCCGCCCCCGGCCGGTCACCGGCCCTCGCCTCGCTGAGCAGAGGAGCCCGGAGCCGGCGGGAGCTCCGGACAGAGCTCCGAGCGTCGGGAGCGAGGCGGGCCCGGCCCCCAGCGCTTCCCCGGGAGGCAGagacagccagggctgcccgcgggccgAGGACGGGGCTCCGGCGCCCGCCGTCTTCACCGGCTACTTCCACGCCTACCGCAGCGAGGGGCTGCAGCCCGGCTGCCCCCCGCTCTGGGGGTACTTCTCCAACCTGAAGGATTTTTTGGAGCCGCCTTCCGCCTTCCCGGCGCGGCCCGAGGAGCCCGAGCAGCCCCAAGAGCTGCGGAGCAAAGCGGGGCCGCCGTGGGACGGCCGGGGAGCCGCTGTCCAGGCCTGCTGGGTGCCCCCCGGGGCCGCCttcggccccgccgcgccccgggcCAGGCACGGCCgcgacgaggaggaggaggaggatgaggaagaggaggaggatgaggaggaggaggaggaagagcccTTCGGCCCCATCGCCAAGTCCGCGCTGTGTCCCCCTTGGCcaaggagggcagggacagggggccCCGCTCGCCGGGGGGCCACCAAGGGCTGGCCAAACCCAAGGCCGTGGTGGCCACTGCCGGCTTCGCCGCGCCGCTGCCCGCCGGACGCTTTCAAGGGAGCCGCGCTGCACTTCCCGGGCAGCTTCGGGAACCCCTTGGAGCACCTCAAAACCCAGGGCGTGCCCGTGGCCCCGGCGCTCTCCGTTAACCCCTTCGTGATCCCGGCTTTCCCCAGCCCTTTGGTGGTGGCCTCCACGCAGCCCTCGGAGCTGTGCCGGCCGCTGCCACGGGCGCCGGGCGCTTCGCGGCCTCCTACGGGAGTTCGCGGCTGTACCCGGCGGCTCCGTGGCACGGCCAGCGCTCGTACAGCTCCCCGCACGTCCCGGCCTTCCCGCACCACGCCAAGCCCTAGCGCTGCCACCCTCCGCGGGTCCCTGCGGAGGAGGGAGCGGCCGGCGGGACGCGGCTGGGAGGGGACAATCCGGACTGGGTGGTTTTTACTGCTGAGCTCAGAGCTGTTCGTACCCGGCGCTGTTGTTCCGGCGGGGGCTCCGTTGCCGGAGTTCTCGGTATTTTCTATATATCCACACACACGtcgataaaaaaaaaaaaaaaaaggggagcaAACGCAGTGCTGGAGGTTTCTGTTCGTGCCGAGGCGCAGCTGGGGGATGGTTGTTCCCATCCCGCCGTGGCTGGGGTTCTCAGGGACTCCCTGGGCCACCCCCCCACCCGAATTTGGGGGTTGTGTCGCCTCCAGCTGGGGCTCCATAGGTTTCCAGGAGCCTGGAAAGGGGAATAAACCTGCCTGGCTGGTCCCGACCTGGCAGCGTTTGGGGGTGTCCTTGATTTCTGGGATCAGGGCAGGGTTTGGGGGATCCTCTCGCTAAACACGGAGCACCAGGGCTGAGAACTCGTCCCGTGGGGAAGGAGGAGCTTTTCCACATCAGTTTTGGGGGCAATCGCAGCCGTGTCCAGGTGGGAACCAGCCCAGCAACAGCTCCAGGTGCTTTTTGCCTCCAGGTGCTTTTGATTCCAGGTGCTTTTTGCCTCCAGGAGCTCCACTTGAGCTGTTGCAGATGCTCGTAAGGctctgtgggagctgcaggactcgctttcctcctccccatccGCAGGGACAGCGGGAAGGGCACTGGGACGGTGGCACATCCTTGTCCCCAGGATCGTGACGGCTTCGGGGGGAGAAGGAGCCGTGAATCAGCGTGGATCCATGGAAAGGCCAAGTTTGGGGACAGAAACTGCCGGATACGGCCCCAGGCAGCGCTGAGCACTCCGGGATGGTGGGAGACTCAAATCCCTCCTGGATCCTCCATGGGATCGGCTGCACCCCAAGAGCTTCTCTGAGACCCCACGGAGCCCTCTGAGAGCGAGGACGAGGCCACGGGGCTCGAGTTGTCCCTGCAGGAGCTTCCACCCACACCTCGGGAGCGAGGCCACCAGCGATGCCAGCCGTGccagcctgcctgcagcagccaaaCTCCGAGTTCAGGCCTGGAAAAAGAGAGTCGAGGTGCTCAAAAGCACAGCGGAGCCTCGCTGGGAGCGGCCACATCCCGGTGGGACATCCGTGGGGATGCTGGAGCAGATCCTGAGCTCATCCCGGCTGTTtgcacctgcagctcccagagaaGGGTCCGTGGTCGGTGGAATCCCACCCAGGAAACCCGTGGCTTCGAGGTCAGCCCGCAGGCAGAGCCCTCCCCCGCAGGGGAttgtgctgggctgagccccgAGCGCCGGCAAAGCGAAATCTCAGCTGTTTTTAGCACGGAACtgccaggaaaagggaaaggctcagcagggctgggggtgctggcgAAGCTCAGCAGCCTCAGAACTGCTCCTTGGCGTCATGGGGTGCGGACAGTCCCGGAAAGGACGAGGAACCAGCTGAGTGTTCTATCCCGAGGAGGGAATCCGCAGGGAGAAGAAACTGAGGGGGACTCACTGgggtctgcagcttcctcctgaggggcagctccgatccctgctccctgggacagggacagagccagggaacggctggagctgggccagggagggtcaggctggattttgggaaaggttcttcccccagagggtgcccagggaatgggtacagccccgaggctgctccaggagcgtttggattTCAGACTGGATGAtgcctgtgggtcccttcccactcaggagaTTCCAGGATTCTCTGGTTCTTTCAGGGAGCtgccctggatccttccctggatccttccctgctctctcccTTCCATCCCCTTCACAGCTCACAAAATCCACCCTCAGCAAAAGCCACCCCCGGCACTGCCTTTGGAGTGGCCACGGCCACAAACTCGGTCCAAAAGcacaacaaaattaaaaaaaaaaaaaaaaggaagtttttattaaacaacaacaaatccagaaaaacaccccccccccccccccctttcccagcccctgaGCCCACGGGGCTGCTCCTGTCCCACCCCCCACAGTTCCTGGGGGCCCCTACAGCCCCCCAGGACAGCGTGGCCGCTCCTGGCCAGCCCCAGCgtgtccccacagtgtcccagggctccatgggcCCTCCCCGGGGTCGGGATGAGTGTCCTGGAGGTGCCTTGCGGGGCAGGAGCCACCTTGGGGTGTGCCAGGCTGGCCCAGGGAGGGCTCCAGGGGAGAggggggctgagggagccgCACCCAGCCCGCAGCCAGCCCGGCCTCCCACGCCACGGGCTCTCCATGGGGCTCGTGGTGGTCACTGCGGAGAAGGCGACAGAGGGTCAGCGGCCTGGGGGCGTGGTGCCCACCCTGGGCTGCAGAACTTTCACCCTGAGCACAAGGACCCTGGCCTGGTTCACTGGCCAGAGCGAGACCCCGACACCAACCCCGGTGCTGGCACGGCCCCTGGCTGGGAAAGCGCAATGCCCAGACGGGCACCGCTCCCCTCCCCGcgcccccagagcccccagggAAGCGTTTCCCCCGCTCAGATCCCCCACAagttcctctcctcctccagggTCCGAgcttctcccccaccccacaagCCCCTCCGtggctcctgcccagccaggccgcctgccccagccctgcggccccctcagggcagctctgggggctccctggcagtgcccgaggccaggctggacggggcttggagcaccctgggacagggggaaggtgtccctgcctgtggtgggatgggatgggcttcgaggtcccttccaacccagcccaTTCCAGGATTGTGTGACCTTTTCCAGTAAGGACGggccctgcagagctcaggaacTGCCCTAAACCAGGCTGTAACCAAAATTCCTGCCCGTGGGAGCGAGACTGCAAGAAGGGAAAGAGGTTCCTGCTCCCA
This portion of the Corvus hawaiiensis isolate bCorHaw1 chromosome 36, bCorHaw1.pri.cur, whole genome shotgun sequence genome encodes:
- the ARID5A gene encoding LOW QUALITY PROTEIN: AT-rich interactive domain-containing protein 5A (The sequence of the model RefSeq protein was modified relative to this genomic sequence to represent the inferred CDS: inserted 4 bases in 3 codons; deleted 2 bases in 2 codons) is translated as MENNQAPQAEPQEPTRTTKPADAPGAEDGAERDKAAGEAEDKEDEKEKEEEEAFLVSLYKFMKDRHTPIERIPHLGFKQINLWKIYKAVEKLGAYELVTGRRLWKNVYDELXGSPGSTSAATCTRRHYERLVLPYVRHLKGEEDKPLPPSKPRKQYKVSKDDRSKRARKEKGREQVAPDKGKPEAAAGAEDAPERSRATDGCSSPAIAAIPAPSPSGGYPSPCRTHSETYKRLFSSFYSKGNHPIMSPLAKKKLLAQVSKAESLHCHKRHCPEGRRAPSXHRPPSRPRPVTGPRLAEQRSPEPAGAPDRAPSVGSEAGPAPSASPGGRDSQGCPRAEDGAPAPAVFTGYFHAYRSEGLQPGCPPLWGYFSNLKDFLEPPSAFPARPEEPEQPQELRSKAGPPWDGRGAAVQACWVPPGAAFGPAAPRARHGRDEEALRPHRQVRAVSPLAKEGRDRGPRSPGGHQGLAKPKAVVATAGFAAPLXPPDAFKGAALHFPGSFGNPLEHLKTQGVPVAPALSVNPFVIPAFPSPLVVASTQPSELCRPLPRAPGASRPPTGVRGCTRRLRGTASARTAPRTSRPSRTTPSPSAATLRGSLRRRERPAGRGWEGTIRTGWFLLLSSELFVPGAVVPAGAPLPEFSVFSIYPHTRR